The sequence agagagaaagaaaggaagagagatcTGTCTTCACCCCACAGTAGTTTTCCTCATTGAAGATCTGCGGGGGTAACGGTATCCCGTTGGCAGGCTTCTTCTCCCCAGGAACGTTCTCCCTCATCCATGCTCGATTCTCCTCATTAGTGGCAATGTCCACCTGCGTGTAGTTCACTTTAAGAGCCTCCAGGAGCCCCAGCACATCCTGCTGTTTCTTCTTGATCTGAGGGTATTGAAGTGTTCACAGTGTCAGACCTCACAGGATAGAACACACAGCAGTCCTTTAATACTGGGTAATACTGGGAAATCAGACCGTAACCCAAATCATGTGGGCATCATCCTTAGAGAgggcagttttatttttgttttcaacagcTATATAGCACACAAATATGGTCAAATAAAACTTTATGCAGGGGTGACAGGTTGCAGAAAGGTGCGGTTAActaaatatgacaataaacCAATGCATATCTGTGTTGTGGTATGAAAAGAACACATTGTAGCAAAAAATGGAGCGAGTATGTCGTGACACGTGAGTTAGAGATCTCGAAGGTTCGGGTTGGAAAGTGGTTGTATGTTCCCCAACAGATAGCTGTCGCAGGTCTGGAAAGTGATCTCGAGAGCCAGGATATATTAGGAAACTCAACAGGGTGCTGCTATGTGGCTACGCACAGTATCTGCTTAGTTAAATGGCTATAAAGTTCTGAGTCAATTAAGTTCGCTCAGAAATTTTGCGATTGTTCTACCCTCCACGTAATCTCACTGACTCgctgattcattttttttttctgagtaaaAAATTCTCGCACGGTATTCCCGCAATATTCCATGGAATGTTTAAATCAGCTTTGTTCAGATAGTCATTCAGGTTCATTCAATGAAGAGCAATGTCATTACAGGAAACAAAATTGCACGTGTTTGAAATTGTTACTCAAATGATGTTTCAGCATTATCATGCTTCTTCCATGAGAAAGCGTCAATCTTTTTTCTTAATACAACTTCTCTTTAAAAGCTGATGAGTTTGCAAGAGCATTCTAAGCACAGAAAATACACTatactgaataaatattatCTTACCGCCGTAGATCCCGACGATGATGCTAAGAATACTTTGATAACCATTTTTCCGACAGTCTAATTTATAGATTGTGGCACCGAGATTCTTAAAGACATAGGCAGCCTCCCAGAAGACTGGATATCAACAACAGCTACACTGCGTAGGTCACTTAAATTCCGATTCGTCTGCTTCAAAGCGAGATTGGTGGATTTGCATTTGGCGGTTCTGCAGTTTTCCAGTGATTGGCAATTCCCCCTGTCGTTCGGAATGGACCAAATGCAGTTTGTTCCCTGTGCCTGAACAGTGCATATATGGATACAGAGGACATGGGAGAGACACGACTGTTGTACTGCTTTGCGAcaagaatttatttttcatttaatataattAGGCCGCTATATTATTAGAATGAAAGGAAGACAACGGAGGGTGCATCCAGACTAAAGCGCAAGCgctaatacatttaataaaccGAAGGTGCTCAGTGATCGCTTTTGCAGAATTTGTTTCATTGCAGTACAGGCACATACAagataaattacaataattttaaCATATATACGTGAAAATAAAAACGTGCAGCCGAAGATTTATGAGCCAAAACCCCCAGCAGACGCCACGGAACCTGTATATTCATTGACCATgagtttaaaaatatgtattaaacCGCATCGTCCTAATGCACCAGAACTACCGCAATTTGAACACCAGGGGGAGTCTGGAACAATTCATTATTAGAGTGAGATGTGCAAATGCGTGAGATGTAAGGGGAAACGGAATAATACACCTTTTAATTGAAACTCCCAGGATGTAGAAGTAGATATTCGATTATATTGGTGTGTTACTTACTTTTAATTTGGTAACTGAAAGTTCATAGTGTTTAACAAAcgaaaataaatgtaaacaaacaaatgcgTGCAATCATATTAAGGCAAGGAGTATAAATACAGAATCTGCTAAAACACATCATCTAGGGGTCACAGATAATGTGTGTCAGGTTCTAAAATAATGTTGATCAACATCACAAGGCTATTCACATTCAAATCAAAGCATGTAGGAACCAGAATTCTAGGTTTCCTATGTCATTAGTTATTGAGGCTGTAAAATTCCTATGTCATTAGTTATTGAGGCAGTAAaattgttttaacttttttaacttAGAGGAGATCCACTGCATGGTTGAAGAAAACAGACGGGGTAAGGGGAGCTGGGGGGCTATGAAGGTTCCACAGTATTTGATGccttttattcatatttatttcacaatatcATACCAAAAGTACCCagacagcaagcacacacaatACAAGTACTGTTCAGTAGGTACGTATACCACAAGGGTTCTGTTACTGAgagtattgcattttttttcagaaatatgttgtAATGAGTAATTTTCAAGTGATCACATCTATTTTGACAACTGTTTCAAAACCCTCATGAGgtcatttaattttgtttgcacATGTCAGCTGGATAAAATCTGTTAATTATTTAGAAGCTTAAGACAAATGCATCAGCGTTACAGGGCCTTACACTATTCATAATACTGCTGTGGCTTTATTAATGGGTCTAGGAGAAAGCATGTATGAAAAGTTGGAATCAATGCAAATTTGTTTGGCATGCGAAAGTTTTTGGGTAGatatcaagttttttttttccttctttttgctGCAATTGTGAGGAGAACAATGATGCTGGACAAAGTGACAATGCATTCCTAAAAAAAGAACCTGACACAAATAGATTTACTTTGTCACactttgtttactttgttaGGGAAAATTACTGGAGGTGAATATAAAGGGAGAAATGGGTGtgttatacactatatggccaaaagtatttggacacccctcctaattattgagttcaggcGTTTCAGCCACACCGGctgttaacaggtgcataaaatcaagcacatagccacgcaatctccatagacaaaccttgtAAGTAGAATGGGTCctactggagagctcagtgactttaaatgtggcactgtcataggatgccatctttgctacaagtcagtttgtgaaatttctgccctgctagatctgcccctggtcaactgtaagtgctattattgtcaagtggaagcgtctaggagcaacaacagctcagccacgaagtggtagaccacacaaacttacaTAGCGGGGCCGCCAAGTGCTGAAGCgtgtagcatgtaaaaaccacctatcctttgttgaatcactcactacagagttccaaactgtctctggctgcaacatcagcacaagaactgtgcgccgagagcttcatgaaatgggtttgcatggctgagcagctgcacacaagcccaacgTCACTACGCACAACGCCAAgtgatggctggagtggtgcaaagcatgctgccactggactctggagcagtggaaacgcgttctctggagtgatgaatcacgcttcactatctggcagtctgatgtCTGATGGAGgaatctgggtttggtggatgccaggagagcgcaACCTacaggaatgcacagtgcctactgtaaagtttggtggaggagagagaatggtctggggctgtcaggtgtccacatacttttggccatatagtgtactttcTTTCCATTAGCCAGGGTGACCTCTTGGCTAATGTAATGGATCCATCTATTAAATAAACTGCTTCCTTACATTACCTTGCAGTGCAGTAAGCTCTGGAGGGATGACAGTGTACAAGTGtaactgctagctagctagctgaacaCAAGCAATATTTCACTGAACCCAAAATATGTGAACAGCTGTTttgaaagtaatgtttttttgtaaaaagtaaCGTAAAAACATTGTTGTTTGAATCATAGTAGTAGATATGGCTTTATGTCCAGTTTTTGTCCATCCACCTATAGCTAAATCTCCTGatggctggaaaaaaacattatggaTAAGTCTGTTTTAGCCTGTGTTATCTATATAGCAGCACTGTTAATGATCATTTTctgagcaaataaaataatctaaaagcactttaaaaacattttaatttttaaaaaaaaagttttatgatAACTTTTGCTGCATAAAGTCACCACCAGGATGTTAACATGGGCCAAGCCTGTCATTGCCTGTGCAAAACCAGGACAAAAGAAATTTTCTCCATGCTGCTTAGATATGCACAGAGCTGTGGCGGGACTGTGCCTGTTACTGAATATATTTGCACCAAATACTCTCTCTCTACCAGTCTCTAATGAGTACAGATTAAGACACTCGTACTGATATTCATTTTACTGGACTTTCACAAAAGCCTCAAGCAGTTATGACAAGACAAGTCATTCTATGATCAAGATTTGCTGCTGGAATACTATTTTTTTCAGGGTGCAAGTGGCTCCCAAAACAACTGCTAACACATTTGCGCCTTAGGCTACTATACCTTAAAAAAGGACATGCCAGGAGACtttttgatgtgtttatttgtatatcAATCACAAGACGTCACTCTGAAATGGCTTCCAAGACAATCTCAAGAAACACATGTACAATTAAGATGGGACATTGTAGAATTATAGTCTTTTACAGTGCCACGTTCTGATTTACTGAAGAGTTGCAGCATCTCTTCCCTTGTTTCCAAGCTTGTCGATTCACACATTTTTGCTCATAAGAGGAAGacattacataaattaaataaggaaataaaacactgaaacagcttcccaaaaatggtaaaaaaaaaaaaaatctgtttccttTCTACCGTAATCTTTCACTAAATCAAAACCCACACAGGGACTTACATGACCCTTGGTAGCAGCTACTTTACTGGTAAACTTTACGTAATAAAGTTTGACCAACCTCTGACCAACCTTCGACCAAACTCAAGAAAggtctttcatttttcattcatcagtCTCTTTCTGGGCAGATTGCCTTACATACCTTTCAAAAGGTACTCTGCTTTTGGTCAGTGCCTGTTAACCCTTGTTAGATTAACTGAAATTCctatgaaatgaatttttaataaccCATGTATGCTGTAACaacttttcaacatttcaacTCTGCGTAatacaaacagaacacacagttAACTTAAGGCCAATGCTTAATAAGAAGACTTTGTAAACATAAACAGGAGTGAGGCTGCTCAGTACCAACCGGATACTGGCGTTACTTGGTTCTTGGTTCCAAATTTATTGGAAATCAGGGCCTTATCAACCACTTTCCTCAGCCAACAGCCTGGAGAGCGATTGCCACCACCTTGTTGCAAACTACCAGCCAGGTTGTGATTCCAACACCACCTGAAACAAAGACACTGCCATTACTACGATATGAAAAGGTTCTTTAGAATGTGAGATATACACTTCTCCTGAAGTAATCTGACTCTCCAAGGGACTCACACCTGCTGATTCTTTGATAATCACTCATCAAGCGAAATAATTAAACCAATATGGCATTCCgaatgacacaaaacacaaaagagttTGATGTGCAGATGCAAGGGCTTATCAGTGTCTGATCTGCAGATAGTCTGTACATATTGCTACTGGGCAGAGACAGTGAGGACACAGATAGCTACTGCCTTAAACAACCCTACAGATGAAAATGTCATGTTCACACTCCTTTAGTTGAGGTATTTATATTAAGCTTTGAAagcatgaaaacacaacatacatttttaagaaattCTCATTCAGCTTTAGCTTGAGGACTCAACAGTATGAGAACTACACAAAATGAGGTCAGTCTAGTGGAAAGATAAGCATTTTTCCGTACGCATCGCTCAAATATACATCTTTTTTGTGGTATGCAAATGTGCAGTCCTAAAACGTTCCCTACTCCATATGAGGGTGAGGCCTTTGGCCCACTCAGCATAATCAGGGCTTACCTGCCACTCCAGATGGGAAAGCTACCAGCCGCTCCAGAGGGGCAATCCACTTACTGGGCAGAACCGTCACTGGGTCGGCGTAATACTTCCAAATCAGCGAGATCATCAGAGCCGCCTAGCAACAGAGCACACCAGTCTCTCTTCCCATCTCATGTCTTGGCACAACCAATGAAATGAGACACACAAGTGGCAAAGAAGGACACTCGTCCTATTTTTGAAATGATAGTAGGGTGGGACAACTGGTAAGAaagaactgcttttttttccttttaaagtattattattatgcagtTCTGTAGTACGAACTGACACAAAACGCTCACTGTGCAAAAAAAGCCATAAAGCTACTTTGAAATATGACTTCCCACTCCAAAAATGTATCAATAATGCTAGCCTTATGGGTACAAGCTTACCTAGTACAAAGATGTGTTCTATGGTAGGAGTACGTTCGATTATGCACAGGCTTTTGGGAATAACACAAAAGGCCTTTCCAACCATGTGAAATGAATAAGTGACCCCCATTGTCAGTTACTGGCTGAAACACCTTAcctttgtctgtgtttattttctgttctacATTACTTCACCCGTAATcattaaaagcagaaataaCTTCTGATTCTTACTTTTAGATAATGTTGACCTATGACAAAAATCATTACATGCTCTCTGTAATTAGCTGTGGTTTATACTCAACATTTGTATCTACAACACTGCTTATCAGGTTTTCCACCTTTTTATCCACATATTAACTGTTGTCTGGTGACTAGCATATTAAAACCGGGAAAAATTAAACAACCACAATTTGCTATGTACTCACAATCACAaagcattttacaaaatgaactCAGAGAGAAAATTTCACAATGATCTTACTTAATCAATATTTGTACCTTAACAGTTGCCAAAAATTTGTGAACTATAGACAGGCACCTGgccatttaatttaattgagaAATTTGCATATATCAATTTTGagattacaaaatgtaatgttcagTACTTAGAAGGAGTTGTGGTGTTTTAGTTAAGACCAGCAGTGATAAAATTGCATCTTAAAGCCTAGCACATTAAGATCTCTAAGGCCAAGGTACAACATCAGCATGCATTGCTGAATACTAGCCAGAACTGCACCAAACTCACAGCGgataaaacaggaaacaggcgAAATCGAGGCTAATATCATTAGCCATCAGTGCTTAACGCACTGGCTTTGAAACATCACATGTGGATACTGGATCTAGTAAGATACTGGTCCTTCTGTTTTCATAGTAgcaacattcatgcatttgatattgtaattaaaataatggcaTCTTGCTCTGAGAGTAGcatcttttttaaacaaactccTAAGCATGGAGTCCTATAAATCCCTTATTTTCCAGCATTagcattaacatttaaaaacacataattacatttatttatgagagGTGTGACAGCACTAGGGGTCACTTGCAGCCCTAAGACCAAATCTAAAAACAGTGGAGcgtttggctttgttttgatgtgaaatgTTAAGACAACTCTTCTCACCATAATCCCATGGCAAAAGATATCAGTAAGGCTTTCCCCATACATCTTTTATGTTAATTTACATGTTGAAATATGTGACAATTGTGGGACTTACCTGGAGAACATAATACACTATGTTCACTACCCATTTAATTTTGGCTTGTTGGGCAGTTCTGGATTTgactgggaggaaaaaaacaaaaatggcttAGTTAAGTCAAACATCTAACACAGGTTACCACTTATACACCGTAAATACACTGACTACCATCTattcagtgagagaaaaaacTTGTAAATTGTAATACTGATTATTTTTCGCATCACATCATTTATGAGTTTTGCCATTgcaaaacattaaatgtgtggaaaaaaaactgaagaaattgTCTCAGACTCCTGTGATGAATGTATCTACGCTAACAAAACAGTTGAAGATGATTCGGAGACACCCTTGATGTGAAATAAGTATAAAACCAGCAGGTGAAAGTGAGTGACAGCTGTGAGTATGGAGCTAAAAAGATCGGGGGAGGAGCCACCCCACCTGAAAGAAGCTTTGTTCAAGCCACAGGAAGCGCGTCATTATCAAGGTGACCTTAACTTCATCCGCCTCCAGCTTATTATGCTTATCCAATCTTTTCAATCAAACACCCCATATTAATAACCAAATGATACCctttgccctttcacacatactgcttccctttctcccctcacaaaaggcattttaaagCCACAATCATGTTCATTCCACGCTGAGAAATCAACCAAGCATTCATGTTGCCAAAACCACTAGCAAAATCCGAAGGTAAGAATAAGAGGTTAGTTTCCTGACTAACACCTGGACTGACACCTGCAAGCTTCCCAACAGTAACACGGTTTACAATTGCAGGGGGGCTGATGCAATTTTGGGCCTGGTAGCAATATGATAGCAAACACAATTCTATTCAGGAAGACACACATTGGACCTCTCTGCAATGTCCTTCCGTGTTGTGAACAGTTGCACTGCATTCTCCTTCTCACATGGACGTATTGACCGGTTTAGACCAACTTTAGAGATACATTATGTTAAACTTCTACCATAGCAACAATACAccaatgtaattaaatgaataagcCTCACATTAGATTATTACATAGAACTAAATCACATACCAGCCATGGCTGAATTGAATCAAAGTCAATGTTAGTTTTGTGTCAAAGCACAAaagttttttcttctgtaatcACATGCAGTAGTGTATAAAACCTGTTGTTCCAAATAGCAGGCTGGTCCCGCAAAATATAATCATCTCTTCAACTGGAAAGTTTAGAATCAGAGAGAAAGCAGCACCCCTCCTAGAACAATACCCAGTAATGTTTAATGGTGCTCTTTAATTTTGAACAGTTTGAAACGCAGCTTTGTCAATGATTACATTTTACTGAAGACATGCATGCTTGTGACTGATGGTTGATTAATCAAGAGACTGGTTATATCCCTCATCAGAAGTacattcaataaaaaagaaaaaaaaaaaacatgatctgGATTTAGCTTGGTTTCAGTCCAGATATTTTTATGAGAATGAATGCTGAGGAGCTCAAAGGTATGCTTACTGAGTGTTCCTGAGTAGAAATGCACTTACCATCATATTGATACCATACTAAAATTGCATCAGtcccacaaatgcacacagcagtttaaaatgctgcaaaaaatacataaactcatatgtatttaatgtataaaacacaaattataTAACCACCTCTCTCAGCCAACAACTAATCAACAGTCAGAAATGTGCATCATTTCCATCCCTACTCCTT comes from Megalops cyprinoides isolate fMegCyp1 chromosome 3, fMegCyp1.pri, whole genome shotgun sequence and encodes:
- the get1 gene encoding guided entry of tail-anchored proteins factor 1, which gives rise to MAAGYAWFLVLGSVLLCNLVKTLLPTISSFLSKVFQKDAEHEMEMRTEIQDMKKELSTISMMDEFARYARLERKINKMTDKLKTHVKSRTAQQAKIKWVVNIVYYVLQAALMISLIWKYYADPVTVLPSKWIAPLERLVAFPSGVAGGVGITTWLVVCNKVVAIALQAVG